Genomic window (Flavobacteriales bacterium):
GTCGCTTTGCAATTGGTCCAGGTCGATAATATCATTGAAAAGCCGCGGGACCGAGGGCTCGAGGATGAACTCAGCGCCTGCTCCGAGCAATGCGGGCATGTTCCCGATCGCCGTCTCGGTCATGGTCCCGTTGCCTCTTCGTTCCACACGGCTGATCGTATTCACAAAGGGGACGTTGATGTCGTCCAGCAGCTGGTTGTTGGCATCGAAAAAGAAACGCCCGATACCGCCGAAGAACACCGTGTTCATGCTGTTCAGCGAAGTGGAATGGGCGGCCATGTGCGCAGTGTGGTACTGGTTCAGCAATTGCTCGAAGACCGGTACGACCGTGTAGCTATTGGCCGTAATGTCCACGGTGTTCAGCCAAGGGATGTCGCTGGCATATTGGAACACCCCGCTGAACGCCGTTAAGCCTTGCGTGCCATCGGGAAAGATCTGCGATGCCATGTTGAGGTCACGCCGATGCAGGTTCGCGGTATCGATCGTTTCGGTGAAGTTCACCAAACTCAATGTTGTGCCATCATCGTCGATCTCGAAACGACGGATGGCATTGGTATATTCCTGAACGAAGCCCGGGCCGAAGTCAGGTCCCATCGGATTATATCGACCCATGAACCGTTGGCCACCGACCAGATGGAATATGTCGTTCAACACGCCAACGTAGCCGCCCGTTACGGCCAGGCGCGTGTCGGAAAGCTGGCGGAAGTGGGGGACCATGGACGAGTTGTTCTTGATCGCCGAGATCGTTCCTGCAACATCCACGGCGGTCAACTTACCATGTGTGATGTGGTCGTTCGCCGTTGCGGAAAACCCGTATCCGCCGATGATGTAAAGCGTGTTCCCGCGTTGTTCGAACTCCATGTTGGTACATTGGAGCTGCTCGAAAATGGCTGTGGGCAAGGTCGATAAGGGTGCGCTCCAGATCTCCTGGTTTGACGGGTTCACCACATAGACCGTTGTGTTGTTGAAGGTTGCCTGAAAGGCCGCGAAAGGTTGACGTTGATGCAAACCTTCAGTGCGGCCACCGATCAAAAGCCACTCGCCATTGTGCTGGCCCCATGCGAAGGAATGTAGCCCTGGCATGTCGGGAATAGCGACTTCCTGAAGAACGACGTGACGATCGCCGATGTCTTGTGCACTCGCGCCAAGTACGAGGAAGAATGACAGGAAAAAAGTGGAAGCGCGCATGAGGACCAAGTTGTTTGCGCCAAGGTCCGTCGTTCTTCGATCCCGCTCTGTGACAATGGTCACATGGTTCTTGGATCGCCTGCATGCGACCACCGCGCTTCGCGCACCGTGCACCTCATGCTTCCACCTTCCGCAAGCGCACCACCCCCACCTTATTCAACACCCAGATCACCGGCCAAGTGGGATCGAACTCCCACCAGTGCGTGCCGAAGTTGGCGCGGGCGGCGTGGGTGTGGTGGTTGTTGTGCAGCCCTTCGCCCATCATGATCACATCCAGCGGCATCAGGTTCTTGCTGGTGTTGTCGGTGGGGTAGTTCACGTAGCCGTAGCGGTGCGCATACCAGTTGATGATCATGCCGTGCAACGGGCCCATCACGAACTGCAAGGGGAGGAGCAACCACTGCCACCACGCCGTAGCGAAGGCGAAGTAGAACGCGGTATACAGCAGTCCCCAAGCGATGCGCGAGATCCAGCTTTCGCCGATGCGCTCCATCGTCTTCCAGTGCGGCAGGTCGCGGGTGAAGCGGGCTTCGGGATGTTCCGTGCCATAGAGCAGGCCGTTGTAGTGGCCTGCGGTCTTCAGCATCATCTTGAAGGGATTCTCGTCGTACTTCGGTGAGTGCGGGTCCTGTTCGGTATCGGCGTAGGCGTGGTGTGCGCGGTGCATCATGCCGTACACGGCGGGGTTGAGGTAGCTGCTGCCCTGCGCGATCCAAGTCAGGACATGGAACGCCTTCTCCCAGAAGGGGCTCATGGTGAACATGCGGTGCGCCGAGTAGCGGTGCAGGTAGAACGTCTGCACAAAAAGCGAGAGGTACCAGTGGGCAACAAAGAAGAGGACGATGATCATTTTGGGGATACAAAGGTACCGTGCCGTATGGAACGCAGATGACGCTGAAAGGGCTGATCACCGCTGAGAATGCGCTTGAAGTGGTGGGGAAAGGGGACCGATCACCGATCACTAACCACCGACCACTACCTCCAATTTGAGCCGTGAGCCGTGAGCCTCAAGCTTCAAGCCGCAAGCTCTGCACCCACAGGCTTGTGGCTTGAAGCTTATGGCTTTACAGTGTGCGTAGGCAGTACCTATTACTCAGTACCCAATACCCTGTACAAGAAACGTCATCCCCGATAACCCCTCTGTGCTCTCTGTGCCGCTGTGGTGAACGAAGCTCTCACACTCACGTCGCGAACATCTCCCGCACCCGCTCGAAGAAGCCCTTGTCCTTTCCGGTGGGGTGTGGCTGCATGCCGGGGCTGTCGCGCAGTTTTTCCAGGGCCTTCTTCTCGTCCTTGTTCAGGTCGGAGGGTGTCCACACCATCACGTGTACGAAGAGGTCGCCGTGGCCGTGGCGGTTGATGCTGGGCAGGCCTTTGTTCTTCAGGCGCAGGATGTGGTTGCACTGGGTGCCCGGTTCGATCTTCATCTTGGCCTTTCCGCTCACAAGCGGCACCTCAATGCTCGTGCCCAAGGCCGCATCGATCATGGTGATGAAGGCCTCGTAGTGCAGGTTGTTGCCGTCGCGTTTCAGCTCGGGATGGTCCTCTTCCTCGATCACCACCAAGAGGTCGCCGGGGATGCCGCCTGCCGGGGCTTCATTGCCCATGCCGCTTAGGTTGAGCTGCATGCCTTCCTCCACGCCGGCCGGGATCTTTACGTTCACCACGTTCTCCTCGCGGATCAATCCGTTGGCATCGCTGCCCGGGGCACGTTTGCTGATGGTCTGGCCCATGCCGCCGCAGGTGGGGCAGGCGGTCACGGTCTGCATTTGGCCCAGGAAAGTGCTTTGGACGCGGTGTACCTGCCCTTGGCCTTTACAGGTGGAACACGTGGCATACTCGGTGCCTTTCGGACGCACGAGTTTCTGCAACTTCAGCTGCTTCTCCACACCGTCGTTGATCTCGGCCAAAGTCAGCTTCATGCGCACGCGCAGGTTGCTGCCCTTCACAGTACGGCGTTGTTGGCCCCCCCCGAACCCGCCGAACCCGCCGCCGCCACTGAAGCCACCGCCGAAGATGTCGCCGAACTGGGAGAAGATGTCGTCCATGTTCATCCCGCCGCCTTGGAAGCCCCCACCTCCCATGCCGGCACCTGTATGACCGAAGCGGTCGAAACGGGCTTTCTTCTCGGGGTCGCTCAGGGTCTCGTACGCACCGGCAGCCTCCTTGAAGCGGTCTTCGGCGGTGTGGTCGCCGGGGTTTTTGTCCGGATGGTGCTTGATGGCCAGCTTGCGGTAGGCCTTCTTGATCTCGTCCGCGCCGGCGTTGCGGCCAACGCCCAGCACTTCGTACGGGTCCTTTTTGCTCATTGGTGGTCGTTATCGGGGCCTGTATGGGCGGTGCATGCATCGCCCATACAAGCCCCTACGCCAAGGTGGTTGTAGGGGCGCGACACGTCACGCACCTACAACCACCTTGGCGTGGCGCAATACTTTGTCGTTCAGGGTGTAACCGCTTTCCACCTCCTCCAGCACCTTGCCCTTCATCTTGCTGTCCGGGGAAGGCACTTGGCTGATGGCCTCGTGCAATTCCGGGTCGAAGGGCTGCCCCTTGGCTTGCATCGGCTTCAGGCCATGGGCCAATAGGATGTTGGCGAACTTTTGGCGGATCAGCTCGAAGCCCTGTTTCACCGCATTGATGTCGTTGACCTCGGTGTTGTGGGCAATGGCGCGTTCCATGTCGTCCAGCACGGGCAGGATGCTCATGATGGTATCGGCACCGGCGCTCATCAAGAGGTCCATGCGCTCCTTGGCGGTCCGCTTGCGGAAGTTGTCGAACTCGGCGTGCAGGCGCACAAATTTGTCATGCAGGGCATCGTGTTCCGTGCGCAGGGCGTCGAGTTCCGCCCGTAGGGTTTCACTCTCGTAGCTCTCGCCGGTGCCATCATCGCCCATGGCGCGTTCGGCGGCGGCCTCACTGGCTTTGCTCAATTGGCTCGCAGCGTGCTCTTGGGCATCGCTTTCACGGGTGCGCTCCTCGGGGCCGACTTCTGGTCGTTCCGACATGGTTTTCTTGGATTTGCGGAATGGATTGCGCACGGGACAAGTTCAGTGCCGTTCCGTCAAGGGCGGCCATTGCGGCGCGAAGATGGGACAGATCGACAGGATCAAGGGGCTGCGAAGGACAATTCCGCAGGAAGGCATGGATCGGGGAGGGCTCAGAAGCTCTTCACGAACGGGTCCAGCGCCTTGTCGAGCTGGTCGCCCCGGAGGTTCTTGGCCACGATGATCCCTTTCGGGTCGATCAGGAAGTTCATGGGGATCGAGTTGACACCGTAGATGCGTGCACCTGCGGAACTCCATGCGCCCAAGTCGCTCACATGGTTGGGCCAAGCCAGTTTGTCCTGTTCAATGGCGTGTTTCCATGCTGAGCGGCTCTTGTCCAAGCTTACGCCGTACACGGTGAAGCCTTTGGCATCCTTGAACTTGGCCTTGCTATACTTGTCATAGGCACGCACCACGTTGGGGTTTTCCCGGCGGCAGGGGCCGCACCAGCTGGCCCAGAAGTCCAGTAGCACGTATTGACCTTTCAGGGAAGACAGCGTGATCACTTTGGTGCTGTCCGGGTTGTAATAGGCCAGTTCCGGGGCTTTGTCGCCGATGGCCGTGCCGTCCTTGACCGGTCCGCCCTCGTCCATGCGTGAGGTAAAACCGAAAACGGCCAGCAAGGCCACACTGGCCACTAGGGCGATACGTGTCTTTGTCATCACGGAGGAGAGGTTCATGGTGCGAATTTAAGGTGCGCTGGAGGCGGCATCGCATCCATCATCGTGCCGGAATGGGAAAGTCGACCGGAGCGGTTCACCTTTTTTCTTTCCGCTTCCTTTTGCGTTCCGCCTTGGCCTCTTCCTTTTCCGCTTTGGATTTCTGCTTCTCCATTTCGGCGATCTTGGCGGGATCGCGCTCCAGCAAAGCGTTTAGGGCATGGTCCAGGTCATCGCCGTGGACGTCCATGGCGATCACTTTCCCTTGGGCGTCAATGAGCACGTTGGTCGGGATGAAGCGCACCTGGTAGGTGTTGGCGGCGCTGTTGATCCCGCTTTCCACCGCGCCCACATGCCAAGGCCAGTCCAATTGGTCCTGCTCGATCGCCTTCTTCCAAGCGTCTCCGCCACCGGCACGGTCCAAGCTCACGCTGAAGACGCGAAAGCCGCTGGCATCGGTGAAGAGGCTGTCCTTGTAGGCGTGATAGGTTGCACGCACGTGCGGGTTCTCCATGCGGCAGGGCCGGCACCAACTGGCCCAGAAGTCCAGCAGCACGATATGCCCGCGAAGGTCCGAAAGGCGCAGGGTGTCGCCTGCGGGGTCGGGCATGGCGATGTCCGGGGCCTGTTGCCCCACAGTGATGCCGCTAAGCCGTTCCTGGGCATGCGCCGTGTGGAAGGCGATAGTGCCGAGAACGACAAGGCAGGTGATGAATGAAAATTTCATGGGGCGAAGATCGTGTTCAAGGTGATGCGCTGATTTATTGAGTTCATGGAAGGGGTGGAGGTAAGGGAAGTCATGGACGAGATGGTGGAAAAGGAAGATGAGGTCTACATAGCTCCGTTCCACCTTTACACCCCTTACACCCCTTACCTCCCTTACCTCCCTTACCCCCGTTACCTCTGCGCCCTCTTCATGGCAGCCGTTCGATCTTCGCACCGATAGCGTTGAGCCGCTCCGCGATGCGCTGGTAGCCCCGGTCCACCTGCTCGATGTTGTGGATAACGCTGGTGCCCTCAGCGCTGAGCGCGGCGATCAACAGGGAGACCCCCGCACGGATGTCCGGGCTGGTCATGGTGATACCGCGTAAGGGCTGTCCAAAATCGTGGCCGTTCACCTGCACGCGGTGGGGGTCGCAGAGGGTGATCTGCGCGCCCATTTCGATCAGTTTGTCCACGAAGAACAGGCGGCTCTCGAACATCTTCTGGTGGATCAGCACGCTGCCCTTCGCCTGCGTGGCGGTGACGATCATTATGCTGATGAGGTCGGGCGTGAAGCCGGGCCACGGCGCATCGCTGATGTTCATGAGGCTGCCGTCGATGAAGCGGGTGATGGCGTAGTGGTCCTGCGCGGGGATGTGGATGTCGTCGCCTTTGCGTTCCACTTGAATGCCCAACCGCCGGAAGGTGTCGGGAATGACGCCGAGATGCTCATACCCCGTGTCCTTGATGGTGATGGCACTGCGGGTGAGGGCGGCCATGCCGATGAAGGAGCCGATCTCGATCATGTCGGGGAGCAGGCGATGCTCCGTGCCACCGAGTTCATTCACGCCATCGATGTGGAGCAGATTGCTGCCGATGCCCTGGATCTTGGCGCCCATGCGCACGAGCATGCTGCACAATTGCTGCAGGTACGGCTCGCAGGCGGCGTTGAAGATGGTGGTGCGGCCTTCGGCAAGCACGGCGGCCATTACGATGTTCGCGGTACCGGTCACGCTGGCTTCGTCCAACAACATGTAGGCGCCTTTCAGCCGTTTCGCCTCCGCCTTGAAGAAGCCTTCCTTAGCATCGTAGTTGAAGGTTGCCCCCAGCTTTTCGAAGCCGATGAAGTGCGTGTCCAACCGGCGCCTGCCGATCTTGTCGCCGCCCGGTGTGGGGATGTAGCCGCTGCCGAAACGGGCGAGTGAAGGTCCCACTACCATCACACTGCCGCGCAACCCGCCGCCCATCTGCTTGAACTCGGGCCGCAGGAAAAATTCCAGGTCTACGGTCTTCGCTTGGAAGCGCCAATCGCCTTCGCCGAGCTTTTCCACCTCCACGCCCATGGCGCGCAGCAGGTCGATCATCTTGTTCACGTCCACAATATCCGGCACATTACTGATCCTTACCGGCTCGCTTGTTAACAGCACGGCACACAATACTTGCAGCGCTTCATTTTTCGCGCCTTGCGGAATTAGCTCACCACTGAGGCGATGGCCTCCTTCGATCTTGAAACTTCCCATGTTGCGAAACAAGGAAGGGAAGGGGCGTATCCGGCGTAGCAAGCGGGAATGCTTTCAACAAGTGGATGTAGGTGACGGAGGAATGCCCGGTCAGACCCGCCAGCGATATTGGAATGTCAAATACAAGGAGTAGTCGCGGGTCATGAGCCCGAACTCACGGTCGGTGATCGAATAGCACGGGACCATTCCCGAAAGCTCCAAGGCAAGATCGGAATGGTCCAAATGCCAGATCCGCCCGCCGCCGGCAAGGAGAGGGATGTACGTGCTGTGCGATGAAAAGTCAAAATGACGTTGCTCCCCGGAATACTTGTATGTCAACTCGCCCTCGGATCGACGTCGGTCGATGCCGAACCCGGAGGCCACTTTCCAATACCATTCCATGGATCTTTGTCGGTGGTTGAACGTTCGTTGAAAGCCGAGGGAAATGGAGACATGACTTTCGTGCGCGTTGATCCGCCAAGTTGAAGAGGTGGTATCTCCGATGGCCAGATTCCGGGGACCCTGTACATAGATGAAATGGTCGACGTGGGGAATGTGATAAGCCCCATCGGCGGTCCAGTAGTTCCGCTTCTGTGGACTATACGTCGCACTTGCGCCGATCCCGTAAGCGATATAACGTGGTGAGCCCCGGAACAACGCCAAGTCCGCTCGCGGCCCAATTGTCCATTGACCCAATGCCGGTGCAATGAAGCATAGTAGTGAAAGGTAAAAAAGCCCGAACCTGAACATGGCTATTGGAACGGCAACCGCTCCGAGCCTATTGCTTCACAAGTGCTATCTCCGTTCAGAAAGACCTCTTCTATCCTCAGTAAAGGTCTCTCAAACAGATCTCCAGCCGAAGCGATCGCAGCAAAGGCATTCCATCATCTGATTCTTTGATCATCTGATCGACGCATTGGGAACCTAGTACCGCTTCTTATTCCGGTTGCGGTAGCGCTTCTTATTTCCACCACCACCACTGTTGTTCTTGTGGCGTTTGCGCACAGGGTCCACGGCATTCTTGGGCCCGTTCCTTTGGGCCTGGAGCAATGCATCGGTACTGGCCAGCTGCTGTTCCGGTTCCAGCTTCAACTCGCCTTTCCCGAGGTCGGCGAGGTCCTTCAATATCGCGCCGTCGCCCACGCTGTCGCGGTTCCAAGTAAGGAACTGCTTCTTCATCTGGTTGGCGATCATCAGCGTGAAGGCCGCCTTTTCCGGGCCTTCCTCCATCGCGGCGCACTGCTCGATCATGCGTTCCACCAGCTTGCCATAGTGCCCGAAGCGGATCGTGGTCTTGGGATAGGCCACTGGCTGTGGCTTGGACTTAAGGCCTTCCGCGGTGGGCACGGGGTAGGGGCTGTCCACATCGAGGGCGAAGCCGGCCATCACATGCATGTGGTCCCAGAACGTGCGGTCACTGTTCTCATTGCTGCGCAGCTGCGGGTTCAGCTTGCCGATGGTCTGCACGATGGCGCGGGCCATGCGGGTGCGCTTCTCCTTGTCCTCCTCCTCCATGCAAAGCTCCACCATGCGTTGCACATAGCGTCCGTACTCGGGAATGATCAAGTGGTTACGCTGGGTGTTGTAGTCGAATGCGAAGCTCATGCGGGAAGAAGTCGGGTGGGCCGGTAAAGATTCAATAGGCGCGTCCGTTAGGGAGGGCCAAGGTCCGATAGGCATCGGACGTGGTGGGCCAAATGTAGGGGAATAGGGCGAATAGTTCTCAGCGCCTCGGCGTCTCTGCGTCCTAATTCAACACCTTCAATTTCGCGAAGCGCAACAACAGCTGCTTCTGCCCGGCACTGGGGAAGAAGATCGTGGCCTTCTGGTCCGGTGGTGCACCTTCCACCTTCACCACTTTGCCCTTACCGAACCGGGCATGTTCCACGGTGACGCCCTCTTGGATGTCGGCAGCAACGGCTTCGCCCAATGTGCTTGTTGCTTCCAAAGGTGAGCCCGAGGTGGAGATCTTCTTCAGGTTCCGCTTCATAGGCGGAGGTGCCGCGCTTGTGGCAGCAGGGCGGCTACGTTCCTGAATTGGTGCTCTGCGCGCAGGGGCGGTTGAAGCCGGGCGTTCGGTAAAACCGTTCCGCTCAGCGAAGGAAGGCCCCCGGCTGCTCCGATAGGCATCGGAGCTCGGCATCTCGTGACGTGTCGGGAGTTCCAAGTACTTCTTGTCGATCTCCTGCAAGAACCGGCTCGGCTCGGCGCTCTGGAGCGTGCCCCATTTGTAGCGGCTGGTCGCATAGCTCAGCGTGGCGCGTTTCTCCGCGCGTGTGATCGCCACGTAGAACAAGCGGCGCTCTTCTTCCAAGTCGGCGCGGCTTTGCACGGCCATCATGTTCGGGAAGAGGTTTTCCTCCAGACCAACGACATAAACGTACGGGAACTCCAAGCCCTTTGCGCTGTGAACGGTCATCAGGCTCACACGGTCCTGGTCGTTCGGGTCGTTGTTGTCGGCGTCGGTGAGCAGCGCCACATCGATGAGGAAATCCGGCAGGGTGCGCAGCGTCTGCTCGCCATCGGCCAGCGTTTCGGGATCCACACCCGGTTCAGCGGCCCCTGAGCCTGTCGAAGGGTCGCTGAACTCCTTCATGCCGTTCAGCAGACCTTGGATGTTCTCGTAGCGGCTCACGCCCTCTGGGGTCTTGTCCGCGAAGAGGTCCTGCAACAGGCCGGTGGTGCGTGCGATGTACTCGCCGAGGGCGTATGCACTTTGCGTCTCCAGCATCGTCTGGAAACTACGGATCATCATCACGAACTGCGCGATCTTCTTCTTCAAGCCTTCGTGCAGGCCCACTTCTCCGAGATGGTCATGGATGATGTCCCAGATGCTCTTGTCGTGCTGGTTCGCGGTCACCATCAGCTTTTCGATGGTGCTCTGCCCGATGCCGCGCGCCGGATAGTTGATCACACGCTTCAAGGCCTCCTCGTCGTTGGGATTGCAGGTGAGGCGGAAGTAGGCGATGAGGTCCTTCACCTCCTTGCGCTGGTAGAAGCTGAGGCCGCCGTAGATGCGGTAGGGGATGTTCATCTTCCGCAGCGCTTCCTCCATGCTGCGGCTCTGCGCGTTGGTGCGGTAGAGGATCGCGAAGCCGTGGTTCGGCACCTGCTCGTGCATCTTGGTGCTGAAGATGTCGTTCGCCACGAAGCGGCCTTCCTCGTTGTCGCTCACGCTGCGGACCACCGGCAAAGGCGTGCCTTCCTCGTTGGCCGTCCACACGGTCTTATCGAGACGCTCGCGGTTCTTCTCGATCAGGCTGTTCGCCGCGTTCACGATGTTCTTCGTGCTGCGGTAGTTCTGCTCCAGTTTGAAGACCTGGTGCTCCGGGTAGTCCTTCTTGAAGTTGAGGATGTTCTGGATGTTCGCCCCGCGGAAGGCATAGATGCTCTGGCTGTCGTCGCCCACCACGGTGAGGTTCTGGTGCCGTGCCGCAAGGGTGCGCACGATGTTGTACTGCGCGAGGTTGGTGTCCTGGTACTCGTCCACGAGGATGTACTGGAAGCGCTGCTGGTACTTCAGCATCACGTCCGGGTGGTCGCGGAAGAGGATGTTGGTGAGGAAGAGCAGGTCGTCGAAATCCATGGTGCCGGCGCGGAAACAGCGTGCGGCATACTGCTGG
Coding sequences:
- a CDS encoding T9SS type A sorting domain-containing protein is translated as MRASTFFLSFFLVLGASAQDIGDRHVVLQEVAIPDMPGLHSFAWGQHNGEWLLIGGRTEGLHQRQPFAAFQATFNNTTVYVVNPSNQEIWSAPLSTLPTAIFEQLQCTNMEFEQRGNTLYIIGGYGFSATANDHITHGKLTAVDVAGTISAIKNNSSMVPHFRQLSDTRLAVTGGYVGVLNDIFHLVGGQRFMGRYNPMGPDFGPGFVQEYTNAIRRFEIDDDGTTLSLVNFTETIDTANLHRRDLNMASQIFPDGTQGLTAFSGVFQYASDIPWLNTVDITANSYTVVPVFEQLLNQYHTAHMAAHSTSLNSMNTVFFGGIGRFFFDANNQLLDDINVPFVNTISRVERRGNGTMTETAIGNMPALLGAGAEFILEPSVPRLFNDIIDLDQLQSDTVLAGHIVGGIESSAANIFFINTGTQSSAAARVFRVLLVADGATGIRDQTGDQQQLSATFLSDGAHLQITMNNPVAGHLELNLLDISGRLVKKIFSARQPAGNLQMTSEVQDLAPGGYLLELKAQDRHQTIRIVR
- a CDS encoding acyl-CoA desaturase; protein product: MIIVLFFVAHWYLSLFVQTFYLHRYSAHRMFTMSPFWEKAFHVLTWIAQGSSYLNPAVYGMMHRAHHAYADTEQDPHSPKYDENPFKMMLKTAGHYNGLLYGTEHPEARFTRDLPHWKTMERIGESWISRIAWGLLYTAFYFAFATAWWQWLLLPLQFVMGPLHGMIINWYAHRYGYVNYPTDNTSKNLMPLDVIMMGEGLHNNHHTHAARANFGTHWWEFDPTWPVIWVLNKVGVVRLRKVEA
- the dnaJ gene encoding molecular chaperone DnaJ; the encoded protein is MSKKDPYEVLGVGRNAGADEIKKAYRKLAIKHHPDKNPGDHTAEDRFKEAAGAYETLSDPEKKARFDRFGHTGAGMGGGGFQGGGMNMDDIFSQFGDIFGGGFSGGGGFGGFGGGQQRRTVKGSNLRVRMKLTLAEINDGVEKQLKLQKLVRPKGTEYATCSTCKGQGQVHRVQSTFLGQMQTVTACPTCGGMGQTISKRAPGSDANGLIREENVVNVKIPAGVEEGMQLNLSGMGNEAPAGGIPGDLLVVIEEEDHPELKRDGNNLHYEAFITMIDAALGTSIEVPLVSGKAKMKIEPGTQCNHILRLKNKGLPSINRHGHGDLFVHVMVWTPSDLNKDEKKALEKLRDSPGMQPHPTGKDKGFFERVREMFAT
- a CDS encoding nucleotide exchange factor GrpE, with translation MSERPEVGPEERTRESDAQEHAASQLSKASEAAAERAMGDDGTGESYESETLRAELDALRTEHDALHDKFVRLHAEFDNFRKRTAKERMDLLMSAGADTIMSILPVLDDMERAIAHNTEVNDINAVKQGFELIRQKFANILLAHGLKPMQAKGQPFDPELHEAISQVPSPDSKMKGKVLEEVESGYTLNDKVLRHAKVVVGA
- a CDS encoding TlpA family protein disulfide reductase — translated: MNLSSVMTKTRIALVASVALLAVFGFTSRMDEGGPVKDGTAIGDKAPELAYYNPDSTKVITLSSLKGQYVLLDFWASWCGPCRRENPNVVRAYDKYSKAKFKDAKGFTVYGVSLDKSRSAWKHAIEQDKLAWPNHVSDLGAWSSAGARIYGVNSIPMNFLIDPKGIIVAKNLRGDQLDKALDPFVKSF
- a CDS encoding TlpA family protein disulfide reductase, translating into MKFSFITCLVVLGTIAFHTAHAQERLSGITVGQQAPDIAMPDPAGDTLRLSDLRGHIVLLDFWASWCRPCRMENPHVRATYHAYKDSLFTDASGFRVFSVSLDRAGGGDAWKKAIEQDQLDWPWHVGAVESGINSAANTYQVRFIPTNVLIDAQGKVIAMDVHGDDLDHALNALLERDPAKIAEMEKQKSKAEKEEAKAERKRKRKEKR
- the murA gene encoding UDP-N-acetylglucosamine 1-carboxyvinyltransferase: MGSFKIEGGHRLSGELIPQGAKNEALQVLCAVLLTSEPVRISNVPDIVDVNKMIDLLRAMGVEVEKLGEGDWRFQAKTVDLEFFLRPEFKQMGGGLRGSVMVVGPSLARFGSGYIPTPGGDKIGRRRLDTHFIGFEKLGATFNYDAKEGFFKAEAKRLKGAYMLLDEASVTGTANIVMAAVLAEGRTTIFNAACEPYLQQLCSMLVRMGAKIQGIGSNLLHIDGVNELGGTEHRLLPDMIEIGSFIGMAALTRSAITIKDTGYEHLGVIPDTFRRLGIQVERKGDDIHIPAQDHYAITRFIDGSLMNISDAPWPGFTPDLISIMIVTATQAKGSVLIHQKMFESRLFFVDKLIEMGAQITLCDPHRVQVNGHDFGQPLRGITMTSPDIRAGVSLLIAALSAEGTSVIHNIEQVDRGYQRIAERLNAIGAKIERLP
- a CDS encoding DUF4290 domain-containing protein, which gives rise to MSFAFDYNTQRNHLIIPEYGRYVQRMVELCMEEEDKEKRTRMARAIVQTIGKLNPQLRSNENSDRTFWDHMHVMAGFALDVDSPYPVPTAEGLKSKPQPVAYPKTTIRFGHYGKLVERMIEQCAAMEEGPEKAAFTLMIANQMKKQFLTWNRDSVGDGAILKDLADLGKGELKLEPEQQLASTDALLQAQRNGPKNAVDPVRKRHKNNSGGGGNKKRYRNRNKKRY
- a CDS encoding UvrD-helicase domain-containing protein gives rise to the protein MDHLKGLNPAQLAAVEATEGPTMVIAGAGSGKTRVLTVRIAHLLTKDVDAFRILALTFTNKAAKSMKERIAKLVPGGEAQSLWMGTFHSVFARILRAEADKLGYPKDFTIYDSDDSRSLIRTIVKEFNLDEKLYKANLVHGRISIAKNNLIGPRDYLENVELMSSDAANMRPQIGLIYQQYAARCFRAGTMDFDDLLFLTNILFRDHPDVMLKYQQRFQYILVDEYQDTNLAQYNIVRTLAARHQNLTVVGDDSQSIYAFRGANIQNILNFKKDYPEHQVFKLEQNYRSTKNIVNAANSLIEKNRERLDKTVWTANEEGTPLPVVRSVSDNEEGRFVANDIFSTKMHEQVPNHGFAILYRTNAQSRSMEEALRKMNIPYRIYGGLSFYQRKEVKDLIAYFRLTCNPNDEEALKRVINYPARGIGQSTIEKLMVTANQHDKSIWDIIHDHLGEVGLHEGLKKKIAQFVMMIRSFQTMLETQSAYALGEYIARTTGLLQDLFADKTPEGVSRYENIQGLLNGMKEFSDPSTGSGAAEPGVDPETLADGEQTLRTLPDFLIDVALLTDADNNDPNDQDRVSLMTVHSAKGLEFPYVYVVGLEENLFPNMMAVQSRADLEEERRLFYVAITRAEKRATLSYATSRYKWGTLQSAEPSRFLQEIDKKYLELPTRHEMPSSDAYRSSRGPSFAERNGFTERPASTAPARRAPIQERSRPAATSAAPPPMKRNLKKISTSGSPLEATSTLGEAVAADIQEGVTVEHARFGKGKVVKVEGAPPDQKATIFFPSAGQKQLLLRFAKLKVLN